A genomic region of Oncorhynchus mykiss isolate Arlee chromosome 16, USDA_OmykA_1.1, whole genome shotgun sequence contains the following coding sequences:
- the LOC110492344 gene encoding ATP synthase subunit epsilon, mitochondrial, which produces MVAYWRQAGLSYIRFSAICASAVRAALKPQFKVEAMKVAESSVKVYVPKAIA; this is translated from the exons ATGGTTGCATACTGGAGACAAGCGGGCCTTAG CTACATTCGCTTCTCTGCGATCTGCGCGAGTGCAGTGCGAGCGGCACTGAAACCACAGTTCAAAGTTGAGGCAATGAAAGTTGCAGAATCCAGCGTCAAAGTCTATGTCCCAAAGGCTATAGCAT GA
- the LOC110492345 gene encoding PRELI domain containing protein 3B, producing the protein MKIWTSEHIFNHPWETVTKAAMQKYPNPMNPGVVGVDVLNRHVDTQGRLCSNRLLSTEWGLPSLAKTLIGITRTNTYIQEHSVVDPKEKTFELQSTNISCTNIVSVDEKLTYRPHPQDPEKTILTQEALISVKGISLSSYLEGLMAKTISANAGKGREAMEWVIRRLNTEIEELAATAQATIRIPMAAAVTEK; encoded by the exons ATGAAGATCTGGACCTCAGAACACATATTCAA CCACCCGTGGGAGACAGTGACCAAGGCGGCAATGCAGAAGTACCCCAACCCCATGAACCCTGGCGTGGTAGGGGTGGACGTGTTGAACAGACATGTGGACACACAAGGTCGGCTATGCAGCAACAGACTGCTCAGCACAGAGTGGGGACTGCCCTCCTTGGCCAAGACT CTCATTGGTATAACACGAACAAACACATACATCCAGGAGCATTCGGTGGTAGACCCCAAGGAAAAGACATTTGAGCTACAATCTACAAAT ATTTCATGTACTAACATAGTATCTGTGGACGAAAAGTTAACATACAGGCCGCATCCGCAGGATCCCGAAAA GACCATACTGACACAAGAGGCACTGATCTCTGTGAAAGGAATTAGTCTGAGCAGTTACCTGGAGGGGCTCATGGCCAAAACCATCTCGGCGAATGCAGGCAAA GGACGAGAGGCGATGGAGTGGGTCATCAGGCGGTTAAACACAGAGATCGAGGAGCTGGCAGCGACTGCACAGGCCACAATCCGTATCCCCATGGCAGCAGCAGTCACAGAGAAATGA